From a single Sulfolobus sp. E5-1-F genomic region:
- a CDS encoding MBL fold metallo-hydrolase: MNYFLKILGGGREVGRSAIEVGNSDSSVILDYGVNFDEKDNPNFPLQEVPSRVKGFIVSHAHLDHIGALPIYQIGSLNTKVYGTVATRIITEVMLKDFLKLSGSKIPYEWVEVRKTMDNFMTIGYGEETEVDSMKISLYNAGHIPGSSIIKVSSEKGSVVFTGDINLTETKLMKPAEIESIGDANVLVMESTYGKFNHPNRKDVENEFYEKVVEVVESGGTVLVPAFSLARSQEVLSVLAERDFPYPVYYDGMSREITEIMLGFREFLNRPDLLKKAYDNFNYVKGWEDRHRAWKEKGVIVASAGMLKGGPAVYYFKKLSENSKNAIFLVSYQAINTPGRRLLEMGKFDEYSGLLKARLEIFDFSSHAGRRQLLEIVKSIKGLEKVVLVHGSPDNETSLADLIKQETGIEVVIPENAQEISL, from the coding sequence ATGAATTACTTTCTGAAAATATTAGGTGGTGGAAGAGAGGTAGGCAGGTCTGCCATTGAGGTCGGAAATAGTGATAGCAGTGTAATATTAGATTACGGAGTGAACTTTGATGAAAAGGATAATCCAAATTTTCCATTGCAGGAAGTACCTAGTAGAGTGAAAGGCTTCATTGTATCCCACGCACATTTGGACCACATAGGGGCATTGCCTATCTATCAAATAGGTTCACTGAATACTAAGGTATATGGCACTGTGGCAACTAGGATAATAACAGAGGTTATGTTAAAGGATTTTCTAAAGCTTTCCGGTTCTAAAATACCTTACGAGTGGGTTGAGGTAAGGAAGACAATGGACAATTTTATGACGATCGGATATGGAGAAGAGACGGAAGTTGATAGTATGAAAATCTCGTTATACAATGCTGGCCACATACCGGGAAGTTCAATTATTAAGGTGTCATCAGAGAAAGGTTCAGTAGTTTTTACTGGAGACATTAACTTAACGGAGACTAAATTGATGAAACCAGCGGAAATTGAGAGTATAGGAGATGCAAACGTTTTAGTTATGGAGTCAACTTATGGTAAATTTAACCATCCCAACAGGAAAGACGTTGAAAATGAATTCTATGAGAAGGTTGTAGAAGTGGTAGAGAGTGGTGGGACTGTTTTAGTACCAGCTTTTAGCTTGGCTAGGAGCCAAGAAGTCTTGTCTGTATTAGCGGAAAGGGATTTTCCTTATCCAGTTTACTACGATGGAATGTCTAGAGAAATAACGGAGATAATGCTTGGTTTTAGAGAGTTTTTGAATAGACCGGATTTACTTAAGAAGGCTTACGATAATTTCAATTACGTTAAGGGATGGGAGGATAGGCATAGGGCATGGAAGGAGAAAGGAGTTATCGTTGCTAGTGCGGGAATGCTTAAAGGTGGACCAGCTGTTTATTATTTCAAAAAACTTTCAGAAAATAGTAAGAATGCAATATTCTTAGTTAGTTACCAGGCCATTAACACACCAGGAAGAAGATTATTGGAAATGGGTAAGTTCGATGAATATTCTGGGTTATTAAAGGCTAGATTGGAAATTTTTGACTTCTCAAGTCATGCTGGGAGAAGGCAATTATTAGAAATAGTTAAATCAATTAAGGGTTTGGAAAAGGTGGTACTAGTTCACGGTTCTCCAGATAATGAAACATCATTGGCTGATTTAATAAAGCAAGAGACTGGAATTGAAGTTGTAATTCCGGAAAATGCTCAAGAAATTAGTTTATAA
- a CDS encoding tRNA(Met) cytidine acetyltransferase TmcA, producing the protein MFQNYFVDAVNGYYRHLAIIQSHDSLEKVNLLVDEYLRVNKKPRVIYAFHPWLDNSKDRMREFKRRFENFLDVDYSNSEKYLGQSADLVILDAMGDFRPNYIARFVDMTRGGGLAIVYSDDILKGKLYKESLTRDGIVKDLFENRFIELAKKYRGIILFKEDKCNFTPYSSNETHRPYKKIPKNPKVPIELHELCLSSDQNKVLEESLFLINPGKKVLVVTAARGRGKSASIGLFLSYLMSEERFTNILVTSPTYYSSQEILNFVIKGLQALNVKYKLSTSKDGKIMKITAGDSRVKWVSPDLARNEEGDLIVVDEAAAIGMEFLDYILQGWDKVILVTTVHGYEGSGKAFLKYVDKLKNKVLLKHIKMDYPIRYAKGDPVEKFMFDGFLLDAEPPEVEYNGELKITEVSQEELFQDCDLLKSVYGILVTAHYRNSPDDLMLLGDMAFQKVVVGYSSEKPVAVCQIVYEGDLTERQIEDISNGLKNEGHLIPHRLIKYMRAFDFGKLKGWRIMRIAVSPENQGKGIGSRVIEEVTKMAKGVDWIGSSFVADYSVLRFWIKNGFTPIYLSSIKNEELNGYSVIVIKPLSEKSKGFVVKLSSLLKDKLLRTSHQVYYNLNPQLIALLLRNTYTERREGEVPDLYANKIKAYIGGKVPYNVIAEAAHFLVTKHFLELKVNLSIEVEASLVARVLQGKSWYHAGLMLGLGSRDVEERVKQGLEVLLETYS; encoded by the coding sequence ATGTTTCAGAACTATTTCGTAGATGCAGTAAATGGATATTATAGACATTTGGCAATAATTCAATCTCATGATTCACTAGAGAAGGTTAATTTGCTGGTTGATGAATATTTAAGAGTTAATAAGAAGCCAAGGGTCATATATGCCTTTCATCCATGGCTTGATAATTCAAAGGATAGAATGAGGGAATTTAAGAGGAGATTTGAAAACTTTCTTGACGTAGATTACTCAAATTCAGAGAAATATCTTGGGCAGAGTGCGGATTTGGTAATATTGGATGCAATGGGTGATTTTAGACCTAACTATATAGCCAGATTCGTAGATATGACTAGGGGAGGAGGTTTAGCAATAGTTTATAGTGACGACATTTTAAAGGGTAAGTTGTATAAGGAGTCTTTAACTAGGGATGGTATTGTTAAAGATCTATTTGAAAATAGATTTATTGAGCTAGCAAAGAAGTATAGGGGAATAATTCTCTTTAAAGAGGATAAGTGTAATTTTACTCCATATTCTTCGAATGAAACTCATAGACCTTATAAGAAGATACCTAAAAATCCTAAAGTTCCAATTGAGCTTCATGAGCTTTGCTTGTCTTCTGATCAGAACAAGGTTCTTGAGGAGTCTCTATTCCTCATTAACCCAGGGAAAAAGGTTCTAGTAGTAACAGCTGCTAGGGGTAGGGGAAAGAGTGCGTCTATCGGTTTGTTTTTATCTTATCTAATGAGTGAGGAAAGGTTCACTAATATTCTAGTAACTTCTCCAACATATTACTCTTCACAGGAAATACTTAACTTCGTAATTAAAGGATTACAGGCTCTAAATGTTAAGTATAAACTTTCTACCTCAAAGGATGGTAAGATAATGAAGATAACTGCTGGCGATTCCAGAGTAAAGTGGGTTTCTCCAGACCTGGCTAGAAACGAAGAGGGTGATCTAATAGTTGTAGATGAGGCAGCAGCTATCGGTATGGAGTTTTTGGATTATATTTTACAAGGATGGGATAAGGTGATCTTAGTTACAACTGTTCACGGCTATGAGGGTTCTGGTAAGGCGTTTTTAAAATACGTTGATAAGTTAAAAAACAAGGTACTTTTAAAGCATATAAAGATGGATTATCCTATTAGATATGCTAAGGGTGATCCTGTAGAGAAGTTTATGTTTGATGGTTTTCTACTTGATGCTGAACCACCTGAGGTTGAATATAATGGAGAACTGAAAATAACTGAGGTATCTCAAGAGGAGTTATTTCAAGATTGTGATTTGCTTAAGAGTGTTTATGGAATATTGGTTACTGCTCATTATAGGAATTCTCCGGATGATTTGATGCTTTTAGGCGATATGGCATTTCAAAAGGTTGTAGTTGGGTATTCATCAGAGAAACCAGTTGCCGTTTGTCAGATTGTTTATGAAGGAGACCTTACTGAAAGGCAAATAGAGGATATTTCGAATGGTTTAAAGAATGAGGGGCATTTAATTCCTCACAGGCTTATAAAGTACATGAGGGCGTTTGATTTCGGTAAGTTGAAAGGTTGGAGGATTATGAGGATTGCCGTTTCTCCGGAAAATCAAGGTAAGGGTATAGGAAGTAGGGTTATTGAAGAGGTTACTAAGATGGCAAAGGGAGTGGACTGGATTGGATCCTCCTTTGTTGCAGATTATTCTGTCTTACGGTTTTGGATTAAGAATGGATTTACTCCGATTTACTTATCTTCCATTAAGAATGAGGAGCTTAACGGTTATTCTGTTATTGTAATTAAGCCTTTAAGTGAAAAGAGTAAGGGGTTTGTTGTTAAGCTTTCGAGCTTGTTGAAGGATAAGTTGCTGAGGACTTCTCATCAAGTTTACTATAATTTGAATCCTCAGCTTATTGCCTTGTTATTGAGAAATACTTATACTGAAAGGAGAGAGGGAGAGGTACCAGATTTATATGCTAATAAGATTAAGGCTTATATAGGAGGTAAGGTACCTTATAATGTTATTGCTGAGGCTGCGCACTTTTTAGTTACTAAGCACTTCTTAGAACTTAAAGTTAATTTGAGTATCGAAGTTGAGGCTTCTCTAGTTGCTAGGGTTCTACAAGGTAAGAGTTGGTATC
- a CDS encoding helix-turn-helix domain-containing protein yields the protein MAIDELFDSYVIETIGKRISGDIVWSKDVSASLRKWREMFNISQGELAREMGIKQSVIADYERGRRQAGSEFIKRYVSALISIDARRGHKVTKELAKMFGINFPFIVDMRDFNSPIGIDKLVRAVDGVIVNSFVTDKKVYGYIVTDSIRAILSLSGLEFYQVLSMMVNRVVVFTRVSSGRSPMIALKVAPIRPQVVVFHRPIKLDPLALMLSEVEEINVIVSTKPTEEDLIKSLKSLLAES from the coding sequence ATGGCAATTGATGAACTATTCGATTCCTATGTGATAGAGACTATCGGTAAGAGAATATCTGGAGATATTGTTTGGAGTAAAGATGTTTCCGCATCCTTAAGGAAATGGAGGGAGATGTTTAACATTTCCCAAGGTGAATTGGCTAGGGAGATGGGGATTAAACAGTCTGTTATCGCAGATTACGAGAGGGGGAGAAGGCAAGCTGGTAGTGAGTTCATTAAGCGCTATGTTTCTGCTTTGATTTCTATAGACGCTAGGAGAGGTCATAAGGTTACTAAAGAGTTGGCTAAGATGTTCGGTATAAATTTCCCTTTCATTGTCGACATGAGGGATTTCAATTCTCCTATTGGCATAGATAAGTTAGTTAGGGCTGTTGATGGCGTTATTGTAAACTCTTTTGTTACTGATAAAAAGGTTTATGGTTATATTGTTACTGATAGTATTAGGGCTATTCTGAGTTTGAGTGGTTTAGAGTTTTATCAAGTATTGAGCATGATGGTGAATAGGGTTGTGGTCTTCACAAGGGTAAGTAGCGGTAGATCTCCAATGATAGCACTTAAGGTTGCCCCAATAAGGCCTCAAGTAGTGGTTTTCCATAGACCGATTAAGCTAGATCCCTTAGCTTTAATGCTAAGTGAGGTTGAGGAAATAAATGTTATAGTCTCTACTAAACCAACTGAGGAGGATTTGATCAAGAGTTTGAAGTCCCTTCTTGCAGAATCATAA
- a CDS encoding glycosylated S-layer protein, SlaB: MVMKKTFVLSTLILISVVALVSTAVYTSGNVTFYGPSVNNQIYYVGKSVTIDAVVPTQFAGQGATINLFFPNSTLAASIPTTVNASGGIYIPNAYTFPNVIGIWQITVEVAGGVAVGTINVNVTTPAVAPIVLTLQNLAMYENTYPQFVEFANGVITSVVMQNGTVNLMGYVYNSSVAPLSGVTVTLTLNTPTVGTKTLSTTTAANGSFTLSFQVPQLSTSLTLISSYLISGSLTVTYGAHTVTYNVFITAIPNYLSVINALNNEVNTLRAEISSLNATIASLNKSLTNANAQISTLQSEISTLNSEIGKLNSTVSSLSSQLSSLSSQYTTLNNQVTALNGKISNLSASLGTLNSEVASLKSTVSSLTTIAYGGIIAGIIGLIVAIVAIVLVMRRIS, translated from the coding sequence ATGGTTATGAAAAAAACATTCGTTTTATCTACCTTGATATTAATTTCAGTTGTAGCGTTAGTGAGTACTGCGGTTTATACGTCTGGTAACGTGACTTTTTACGGTCCAAGTGTAAATAATCAAATTTACTATGTCGGAAAGTCAGTGACAATTGACGCTGTTGTTCCCACTCAGTTCGCTGGCCAAGGTGCTACTATAAACTTGTTCTTCCCTAATTCTACTTTAGCGGCAAGTATTCCTACAACAGTTAATGCGAGCGGTGGAATTTACATACCTAATGCTTATACATTCCCCAATGTAATAGGGATATGGCAAATTACTGTTGAAGTAGCTGGTGGTGTAGCTGTCGGTACTATTAACGTTAATGTCACCACTCCTGCAGTAGCTCCAATAGTATTAACTTTACAAAACTTGGCAATGTATGAGAATACATATCCACAGTTTGTAGAGTTCGCAAATGGTGTCATAACTTCAGTAGTTATGCAGAACGGCACTGTGAATTTGATGGGTTACGTATACAACTCTAGCGTAGCTCCATTATCTGGTGTAACAGTAACATTAACTCTTAATACACCGACAGTTGGTACTAAAACGTTAAGTACGACAACTGCTGCCAACGGTTCATTTACGTTAAGTTTTCAAGTTCCTCAATTGTCTACAAGTTTAACGTTAATATCTTCTTACCTGATCAGTGGTAGTTTAACAGTAACTTACGGAGCTCACACAGTTACTTATAATGTGTTTATAACTGCGATTCCAAACTATCTTAGTGTTATTAACGCATTAAATAATGAAGTGAATACATTAAGGGCGGAAATATCTTCGTTAAATGCCACTATAGCGAGTTTGAATAAGAGCTTAACTAATGCTAACGCTCAAATATCTACTTTACAGTCTGAGATTTCGACATTAAACAGTGAAATAGGAAAATTGAATAGCACTGTAAGTTCCTTAAGCAGTCAACTTAGCTCGTTATCTTCGCAATACACTACTTTAAATAATCAAGTTACAGCACTAAATGGTAAAATAAGTAATCTAAGTGCAAGTCTTGGTACTTTAAATAGCGAAGTTGCTAGCCTAAAGAGCACTGTAAGTAGTTTAACGACAATAGCATATGGTGGTATAATAGCTGGGATAATAGGTCTAATAGTAGCGATAGTAGCTATAGTTCTAGTAATGAGGAGAATAAGTTAA
- a CDS encoding glycosyltransferase family A protein, with amino-acid sequence MISVIVNEYFKRGFLKDALHSVFSQTLDKSLYEVIVVKREEDREVDDYARKNGAKIIYDDSPQLGKRFYVGIEESRGEIITFLEDDDMYAPEKLAYIREKMGDKVVGGFKNLLYKIDYKGNVIGKEEKFIAKDELVTPQNYKNGKYIRFFGNNSSIAVRREIIGEELKKIDLVVDRYLSILSICSGGYYYLNNYLTYYRIHPQNDSRNRNLERRIKGSLRCFSDLQLIYEKYKNCSKEIEKTIRLFLLMYKMQLSIYSLFPESNLPKFNLTAREKLFLLNTANLFPINTVKVILLSLPSEELKRRVFSYLYKKDQRRLKRK; translated from the coding sequence GTGATTTCTGTTATTGTTAATGAGTATTTTAAGAGGGGTTTTCTGAAGGATGCTCTTCACAGTGTTTTTTCTCAAACATTAGACAAGAGTTTGTATGAGGTTATTGTTGTTAAGAGGGAGGAGGATAGGGAGGTTGATGATTATGCTAGGAAGAATGGTGCTAAGATAATTTACGATGATTCACCTCAATTAGGTAAAAGGTTTTATGTTGGTATTGAGGAGTCACGTGGTGAAATTATTACATTTCTTGAGGATGATGATATGTATGCTCCAGAGAAGTTGGCTTATATTCGTGAAAAAATGGGTGATAAAGTTGTTGGTGGGTTTAAGAATTTGTTATATAAAATTGACTATAAGGGGAATGTGATAGGGAAGGAGGAGAAGTTCATAGCTAAGGATGAATTAGTTACTCCACAGAACTACAAAAATGGAAAGTATATTAGATTTTTTGGGAATAATTCTTCTATAGCCGTGAGGAGAGAAATAATAGGTGAGGAGTTAAAGAAGATAGATCTAGTTGTTGATAGATATCTATCGATACTCTCAATTTGTTCTGGTGGTTACTATTATCTCAATAATTACCTAACATATTATCGTATTCACCCTCAAAACGATTCTAGGAATAGAAACTTAGAGAGAAGAATTAAAGGGAGTTTAAGGTGTTTTTCTGATCTTCAACTTATTTACGAGAAATATAAAAATTGCTCTAAAGAGATTGAGAAGACTATAAGACTATTTCTCCTTATGTATAAAATGCAACTTTCAATTTACTCTCTTTTCCCCGAATCGAATCTTCCAAAATTTAACTTAACGGCAAGGGAAAAGTTATTCTTGTTAAATACTGCAAATCTCTTTCCAATAAATACTGTGAAAGTTATTCTACTTTCATTGCCTAGCGAGGAATTGAAGAGAAGAGTATTTTCATATCTATACAAAAAAGACCAAAGACGTCTCAAACGCAAATAA
- a CDS encoding nascent polypeptide-associated complex protein codes for MVKIKPSDLKKMERMGIKTEQINAIRVIIETNEKNIIIENPTVTKTNVMGNEAIVIFGGQTREEQKQSNQQVEIKEEDVKFVAEQTGKSEKEAREALIKANGDIAKAIMILQEGTSNS; via the coding sequence ATGGTAAAAATAAAACCCTCTGACCTAAAGAAAATGGAAAGAATGGGAATAAAAACTGAACAAATAAATGCAATCAGAGTGATAATTGAGACTAATGAAAAGAATATAATAATCGAAAATCCCACTGTTACAAAAACTAACGTCATGGGCAATGAGGCAATAGTTATATTCGGCGGACAAACTAGGGAAGAGCAAAAACAAAGTAATCAGCAAGTAGAGATAAAAGAAGAAGATGTAAAATTCGTCGCAGAACAGACCGGAAAAAGCGAAAAAGAGGCAAGAGAAGCCCTAATTAAGGCGAATGGTGATATAGCAAAGGCGATTATGATTCTGCAAGAAGGGACTTCAAACTCTTGA
- a CDS encoding glycosylated S-layer protein, SlaA: MNKTLGLILTSVFLLSTLGIITGFVVPTQAANSNNSAIYTIPSVTSVYNTSNMIINLFFSASSNATIGAQATELDYGLAINYTLNVITFSVKFPNGSGYGTITLSDSNFKKLAYFDVAHNSVVLLLNTTGEYGTPTSSEELAYSYEQSIGVTPSKSYAIVNYTNGSVKVNQYMSELSLPYLISQAAQKDGKTYAYNGLGKLPPGTQLEFSYAGVTYTITISPQVKLVGTLLNPLYYTNSKMLPGANYAVGRSNITVAVYDNYITTTTSPFNFTLTYSSLAPALIYWFVIANTTYTSPGASKPTANFQAPPFKKYYLSNNTILYSAPTQSPILMFNGQMNVTAHENVTLTLQTGTTIYTSNSFNVTPPGNYIFSGRLGVAFNVFIYQNGSATLSANIFNGTINFFFSKPGEMANFTFFIAPIVPINLGDDNSATVIYNQTVINKIVSLNTGFPQVVIMFNITGKYSISSGNYLLNGSVYEAELNPSTLISTYLGELAQAKNSAEAVGNLTKASSLPLVHYNDYDVIATTLTGAPLSFAVFMPLRFTVESLGYIYLVTFHIWGPSTTVTVTGVDTQGTPIALGSFRAYIALPSFFTVPKTPLVGLTCDNMYTLAQVSDAGSVLQTSTANSKVNNATFAGEGDLMSNAGLHVAIYNGTKLIKNITLGPLPNATTTPVTTTVTLNGQTVALTYTSAPAGYYPVDFKFEPGTSYTVTTNILYNISTPTYVVTVYMPLGYVLNTKIVMWYVSPDYASYFYYLSTGQYQTNKVTLTFANVTPELIMPQVFPVGKLYMPFGISDPYYVFYSSISIGPQSGVIEAVENGFNVGNITAITVQLNGMNESIVLSPLNVSKLLISTSLGEVSQCSPLFETTLFNISALATLLGLPNTAALNGSYLYVTYHDVVSGAYVTNKTLLIVGEFYVMSPTTPGSVEWIFTAKYINATTGIPVEISYAVVQQPSAKVVDINAANASITQIQVTSVKITSKYATVTVMYNPSNASTIVYMNGMFVASYGGNLISTLPETSTFGVYSGAVVNLYVATGTLSSPNGTMYVVLGSHKVAVGTANQYTYAGYHFGPYTALPLTSNVTFTVQDPVTHATVTGQTTLGAFNNTPIRLAPLGVTVPQTAQYKVFYYYNKSLVLSPTSQYILLSVTSVVPYPYPFYIATVSFLGYNVTTGTPVPGTPAFQTVYSPSLGPGVVLQVPVQSYQFISMSTPSEPHTVVMFAVPFAGGPAISLYPTFLVYTNVTAVSS, encoded by the coding sequence ATGAATAAAACCCTAGGTCTAATCCTAACCTCTGTATTCCTCCTATCTACTTTAGGCATAATAACTGGATTTGTAGTGCCAACACAAGCAGCAAACTCAAACAATTCAGCAATATACACAATACCATCTGTCACCTCTGTCTACAACACTTCCAATATGATCATAAACCTATTCTTTAGTGCTAGCTCAAACGCTACAATAGGAGCTCAAGCAACAGAGCTTGATTATGGATTAGCGATTAATTATACTTTAAACGTTATAACATTTAGTGTTAAATTTCCAAATGGTTCAGGATATGGAACAATAACATTAAGTGATTCCAATTTTAAAAAGCTCGCCTATTTTGATGTGGCTCATAATTCCGTAGTTTTACTACTAAATACTACTGGTGAATATGGCACACCCACTTCCTCTGAAGAATTAGCATATAGTTATGAACAAAGCATTGGTGTAACTCCTTCTAAAAGTTATGCTATCGTTAACTACACTAATGGAAGCGTAAAAGTTAATCAGTATATGAGTGAGCTAAGCTTACCATATTTGATTAGTCAAGCAGCTCAAAAAGATGGCAAGACATACGCATATAACGGTTTAGGAAAACTACCACCAGGCACTCAACTAGAATTCTCTTACGCTGGAGTCACTTATACCATAACAATATCTCCGCAAGTAAAGCTTGTAGGTACATTATTAAATCCACTATACTATACTAACTCAAAAATGTTACCCGGTGCTAATTACGCAGTTGGAAGAAGCAACATAACCGTAGCTGTGTACGATAATTACATTACAACTACTACATCACCATTCAACTTTACTTTAACTTACTCCTCATTAGCCCCTGCTTTAATATACTGGTTCGTGATTGCGAACACAACGTATACTTCTCCTGGTGCTTCTAAACCAACAGCTAACTTCCAAGCTCCTCCATTTAAAAAATACTACTTATCAAATAATACGATATTATACTCTGCTCCAACTCAAAGTCCAATATTAATGTTCAATGGTCAAATGAACGTTACTGCTCATGAGAATGTAACTCTAACATTACAAACTGGAACTACTATCTACACATCTAACAGTTTTAACGTAACCCCACCTGGCAATTATATCTTCTCTGGTAGATTAGGAGTTGCATTTAACGTTTTCATATATCAGAATGGCAGTGCAACATTAAGTGCAAATATATTCAATGGTACAATAAACTTCTTCTTCAGTAAACCTGGCGAAATGGCTAATTTTACCTTCTTCATAGCCCCTATAGTTCCAATAAACTTGGGTGATGATAATAGTGCGACAGTAATATATAACCAGACAGTAATAAATAAAATAGTGTCTTTAAATACTGGCTTCCCACAAGTAGTAATAATGTTTAACATAACTGGTAAGTACTCTATTTCATCAGGTAATTACTTGTTAAATGGATCTGTATACGAAGCTGAACTAAATCCATCAACATTAATAAGCACGTATTTGGGTGAATTGGCACAAGCCAAAAATTCTGCTGAGGCTGTAGGTAATCTAACTAAGGCCTCGTCTTTACCTTTAGTACATTACAACGATTATGATGTAATAGCTACTACATTAACCGGAGCTCCACTATCCTTCGCGGTATTTATGCCATTGAGATTCACTGTTGAAAGTTTAGGTTACATATATCTAGTGACTTTCCACATATGGGGTCCGTCTACAACAGTGACTGTAACTGGTGTTGACACTCAAGGTACTCCAATTGCACTAGGTTCATTCAGAGCATATATAGCACTACCAAGCTTTTTCACTGTACCAAAGACTCCGTTAGTTGGTCTAACATGCGATAACATGTATACGTTAGCTCAAGTGAGTGATGCTGGTTCAGTATTGCAAACCTCCACAGCAAATTCCAAAGTTAATAATGCTACTTTTGCGGGAGAAGGTGACTTAATGAGCAATGCTGGCCTACATGTTGCGATTTATAACGGTACTAAGTTGATAAAGAATATAACCTTAGGTCCTCTACCCAATGCAACTACCACCCCCGTAACTACTACTGTTACATTAAATGGACAAACAGTAGCATTGACTTATACTTCAGCTCCAGCTGGATATTATCCAGTGGACTTTAAGTTTGAACCAGGAACTAGCTATACTGTTACGACAAATATCTTATACAACATCTCAACTCCAACATATGTAGTAACTGTGTACATGCCACTAGGGTATGTACTAAACACCAAGATTGTAATGTGGTATGTGAGTCCCGACTATGCTTCTTACTTCTATTATTTAAGTACAGGACAGTATCAGACCAATAAGGTAACTCTAACGTTTGCAAATGTTACTCCAGAATTAATAATGCCACAAGTATTCCCGGTTGGCAAACTATACATGCCATTCGGGATTTCCGATCCATACTATGTGTTCTATAGCAGTATAAGCATAGGTCCTCAAAGTGGTGTAATTGAGGCTGTAGAAAACGGATTTAACGTAGGTAACATTACTGCAATAACTGTGCAACTAAATGGTATGAACGAGTCAATAGTATTATCACCATTGAATGTTAGCAAGTTGTTAATATCCACAAGCTTAGGTGAAGTATCTCAATGCAGCCCACTATTCGAGACTACATTATTTAACATATCAGCTTTGGCTACACTATTAGGTCTACCAAATACAGCTGCTCTGAATGGAAGCTACCTATATGTAACCTATCATGATGTTGTTAGTGGAGCCTATGTAACAAATAAGACCTTACTAATAGTTGGCGAATTCTATGTGATGTCACCAACCACTCCAGGTTCGGTTGAATGGATATTCACTGCAAAGTATATTAACGCTACAACTGGTATTCCAGTTGAGATAAGCTATGCAGTAGTACAACAGCCAAGTGCTAAGGTAGTTGATATTAACGCAGCCAATGCAAGCATTACCCAAATACAAGTAACAAGCGTTAAAATAACTAGTAAGTATGCAACGGTAACGGTAATGTATAATCCAAGCAATGCAAGTACTATAGTTTACATGAACGGGATGTTTGTAGCATCTTACGGTGGTAATTTAATATCTACTCTGCCGGAGACTTCAACATTTGGTGTATATTCAGGAGCAGTAGTTAACTTATATGTAGCAACTGGAACATTAAGTAGTCCAAACGGGACGATGTATGTAGTATTAGGATCTCATAAGGTTGCAGTTGGAACTGCTAACCAATATACATATGCAGGATATCACTTCGGTCCATACACAGCTTTGCCATTAACCTCTAATGTAACGTTCACTGTTCAAGACCCAGTCACTCATGCAACAGTAACTGGGCAAACTACATTAGGCGCATTTAACAATACTCCAATTAGGTTAGCTCCATTAGGTGTAACAGTTCCACAAACAGCTCAATACAAGGTCTTCTACTATTATAATAAGTCATTGGTTCTAAGTCCAACTAGCCAGTATATATTGTTATCAGTAACTAGCGTTGTACCATATCCATATCCGTTCTATATAGCGACAGTATCATTCTTAGGCTATAACGTAACTACTGGTACTCCAGTACCTGGTACTCCAGCATTCCAGACAGTGTATTCACCATCTCTAGGCCCTGGTGTAGTGTTACAAGTACCAGTACAATCATATCAGTTCATAAGTATGTCAACTCCAAGTGAGCCTCATACAGTAGTAATGTTTGCAGTACCATTTGCTGGTGGTCCTGCAATATCTCTATATCCAACGTTCTTAGTATATACCAACGTAACGGCGGTTTCAAGTTAA